A stretch of Chelmon rostratus isolate fCheRos1 chromosome 18, fCheRos1.pri, whole genome shotgun sequence DNA encodes these proteins:
- the LOC121622328 gene encoding solute carrier family 35 member D3 yields the protein MDVFKKRLLGISVAVAHGVFSGSLNILLKFLISTYHFNFLTLIQLLTSSTAALTLETLRRLGKIDIPPFSLQLSKEFGSVCILSTLQSTLTLWSLRGLSLPMYVVFKRCLPLFTLIIGVCVLRNGVPSIGVVTAVIITTAGAALAGAGDLTGDPFGYVTGVLAVIIHASYLVLIQKTSVDSEHGPLTAQYAIAVMASPVLLVCSIISMDTINMWTYEGWKDPHITVIFVFCVFIGCAMNFTTLHCTYINSAVTTSFVGVVKSIATITVGMLAFNDVAPTGLFIGGVVVNTVGSITYCVVKYFETKKKSLYDDLEEAGKDGALPGEPYREKPPLNGDGPTAGSDPGKPEMEGVLSSDGKEEAAPTGLPNGEVWTGDGGKGEAGVNSRVMTEKEVLEMQREHLQRENTTSSPPVSDSYVGVWRSIRHLQFMKKDPLIENMEQQSP from the exons ATGGATGTGTTTAAGAAACGGTTGTTGGGGATTTCCGTGGCCGTTGCGCACGGCGTCTTCTCCGGCTCTCTGAACATCTTGCTGAAGTTCCTCATCAGTACTTATCACTTCAACTTCCTGACGCTCATCCAGCTGCTGACGAGCAGCACGGCGGCTCTCACCCTGGAGACCCTCCGGCGGCTGGGGAAGATCGACATCCCCCCGTTCAGCCTGCAGCTATCCAAG GAGTTTGGCTCGGTGTGTATCCTCTCCACGCTGCAGTCCACCCTCACCCTGTGGTCTCTGCGTGGCCTCAGCCTGCCCATGTACGTCGTGTTCAAGCGCTGCCTGCCACTCTTCACGCTCATCATCGGTGTGTGCGTGCTGAGGAATGGCGTGCCGTCCATCGGCGTGGTGACCGCTGTGATCATCACCACCGCCGGAGCCGCACTGGCCG GTGCTGGCGATCTCACTGGCGATCCCTTCGGTTATGTCACCGGCGTGCTGGCGGTCATCATTCACGCCTCCTACCTGGTCCTGATCCAGAAAACCAGCGTGGACAGCGAGCACGGGCCGCTCACAGCACAGTACGCCATCGCTGTCATGGCCTCACCG GTGCTTCTGGTGTGCTCCATCATCTCCATGGACACCATCAACATGTGGACGTACGAGGGCTGGAAGGACCCCCACATCACGGTCATCTTCGTCTTCTGTGTCTTCATCGGCTGCGCCATGAACTTCACCACGCTGCACTGCACCTACATCAACTCCGCCGTCACCACCAGCTTCGTTGGCGTTGTCAAGAGCATCGCCACCATCACTGTCGGCATGCTGGCATTCAACGACGTTGCGCCGACCGGGTTGTTCATTGGCGGCGTGGTGGTCAACACCGTTGGCTCCATCACCTACTGCGTGGTCAAATACTTtgagacgaagaagaagagcttGTACGACGACCTGGAGGAGGCTGGGAAGGATGGTGCGCTACCTGGTGAGCCGTACCGAGAGAAACCGCCGCTGAACGGTGATGGACCCACTGCTGGCTCTGATCCAGGAAAGccagagatggagggagtgtTGAGCAGTGATGGGAAGGAGGAGGCAGCGCCAACTGGATTGCCCAACGGAGAGGTGTGGACAGGAGATGGTGGAAAAGGAGAGGCAGGCGTGAACTCCCGCGTCATGACGGAAAAGGAGGTGTTGGAGATGCAGAGGGAGCACCTCCAAAGGGAGAACACCACCTCCAGTCCGCCAGTTAGTGACAGCTATGTCGGTGTGTGGAGATCCATCAGACATCTGCAGTTCATGAAGAAAGACCCTTTGATTGAaaacatggagcagcagagtcCGTAG